A genomic window from Flavobacterium azooxidireducens includes:
- a CDS encoding isoaspartyl peptidase/L-asparaginase: MSKIIIHGGFFSESSTNLETKIAKQKALIQIVKDSYEYLQIHSALETVVYAVSLLEDDELFNAGIGSQIQSDGKIRMSAALMDGTSMKMSGVINIEDVKNPIQVAEVLMNVDDRILGGSGATNFARKNGFEAFSTEIPQRKAEYEAKLKSTGTGTVGCVALDNDGKIAVATSTGGKGFEIPGRISDSATVAGNYANEFCGVSLTGVGEDIVSGAVAPKIVTRVTDGFSLEAAFEKTFNELKPFDGFAGAIAIDKNGNMYHQDSHPSMVFASFDGEKEEVFG, translated from the coding sequence ATGTCTAAAATAATCATTCACGGCGGATTTTTCTCCGAATCATCAACGAATCTCGAAACGAAAATTGCAAAACAAAAAGCATTAATTCAGATTGTAAAAGATTCGTATGAATATTTACAAATACATTCTGCTTTAGAAACTGTTGTTTATGCTGTTTCGTTGTTGGAAGACGACGAATTGTTTAATGCCGGAATTGGTTCGCAAATTCAAAGTGACGGAAAAATCAGAATGAGTGCAGCTTTGATGGATGGAACTTCTATGAAAATGAGTGGCGTAATTAATATTGAAGATGTAAAAAATCCTATTCAAGTAGCCGAAGTTTTGATGAATGTAGATGATCGAATTTTGGGTGGAAGCGGAGCAACAAATTTTGCCAGAAAAAATGGTTTTGAAGCTTTTTCAACTGAAATTCCACAACGTAAAGCAGAATATGAAGCCAAATTAAAATCTACCGGAACGGGAACTGTAGGTTGCGTAGCGTTAGATAATGATGGAAAAATTGCGGTAGCGACTTCAACCGGTGGAAAAGGTTTTGAAATTCCGGGACGTATTTCGGATTCTGCAACCGTAGCCGGAAATTATGCCAATGAGTTCTGTGGTGTAAGTCTAACCGGTGTTGGCGAAGATATTGTGAGTGGGGCAGTGGCACCAAAAATTGTCACTCGTGTAACAGATGGTTTTTCATTGGAAGCGGCTTTTGAAAAAACCTTCAACGAACTCAAGCCTTTTGATGGTTTTGCTGGAGCAATTGCTATTGATAAAAACGGAAATATGTATCATCAAGATTCTCATCCAAGTATGGTTTTTGCTAGTTTTGATGGCGAGAAGGAAGAAGTTTTTGGATAA
- a CDS encoding response regulator — MIRIVIAEDHQALIDGIKLMIEFESDIEVVGEANDGEELIEIVKLKKPDIVLTDIRMPKCDGICATKAIMENFSETKVIGFSMFEQTEAISQMQTAGAKGYILKNSSLKKVLEAIRTVAKGGIYFDDAITTHDWLTKEEIILSKREKEILQLIGEGKTSQEIADTLFIGKTTVDTHRKNIIKKINIHGKTDLIRFAVERKYDF, encoded by the coding sequence ATGATACGAATTGTAATTGCAGAAGACCATCAAGCATTAATTGATGGAATCAAACTCATGATTGAATTTGAGTCTGATATTGAAGTGGTTGGCGAGGCAAATGATGGCGAAGAATTAATCGAAATTGTGAAGCTAAAAAAACCGGATATTGTTTTAACAGATATTCGAATGCCAAAATGTGATGGAATTTGTGCCACCAAAGCTATCATGGAAAATTTTTCTGAAACTAAAGTTATCGGCTTTAGTATGTTTGAACAAACCGAAGCCATCAGTCAAATGCAAACTGCCGGAGCAAAGGGATATATTCTTAAAAATTCTTCGTTAAAAAAAGTATTAGAAGCCATAAGAACTGTAGCAAAAGGCGGAATTTATTTTGATGATGCCATCACCACCCACGATTGGCTAACCAAAGAAGAAATAATATTAAGTAAAAGAGAAAAAGAAATTTTACAACTCATCGGTGAAGGCAAAACATCACAAGAAATTGCAGATACTTTATTTATTGGCAAAACAACTGTTGACACACACCGTAAAAACATTATCAAAAAAATCAACATTCACGGAAAAACAGATTTGATTCGGTTTGCGGTTGAACGAAAATATGATTTTTAA
- a CDS encoding tetratricopeptide repeat-containing sensor histidine kinase, translated as MSAEGRNYSVIKYLTPFQTLKNKEELAKVYKYMASAYSKNNQEDKSFEYYTKSKLKYLEAGNKEQSMEVTLDIAYLCSTQNHNLETAKKIIQEYIVFAKETGKDNLLANGYYNWATLLIEDNPNESKMFFKKALEHNNKAFNEKTYITINNNLGVLYNEMLQKPDSALYYFNKNLDLTIKTNDLNEICTNYINIAGCYYYKSEYNKAIEFLNKANELEINAYVDKTKSLIHNFLSINYEALGDYEKGYKNLYKHTQIQNKINEELQSIKVSELQIFYETKEKDLENKALKNQNSLLESKRKINLLVLFVLIGVLISIIIISLLTVKNAKKKQLIAEQEKLLEKQKLATTLKEHELQNIDLMLESQENERIKMANELHDNLGSMLATLKLNFQNLKRQKEGLIDEENKLYEKTDDLIEEAYQKVRDMAHLKNTGIIGNEGLVPAVKKMADKMSILNLLEINVIPFGLKDRLDNKLEVSLFRMIQELCTNIIKHAKASEVNIYLTQHNGTDINLIIEDNGIGFDPKAVKSSEGMGLKNIEKKVEQMGGTFSIDTIKNKGTTIIIDIPL; from the coding sequence ATGTCTGCAGAAGGCAGAAATTATTCCGTTATCAAATATTTAACTCCTTTTCAAACATTAAAAAACAAAGAAGAATTAGCAAAAGTCTATAAATACATGGCTTCGGCCTACAGCAAAAACAATCAAGAAGACAAATCTTTTGAATATTACACTAAATCAAAATTAAAATATTTAGAAGCAGGAAACAAAGAACAGTCGATGGAAGTTACATTAGACATCGCCTATCTATGTAGTACTCAAAATCATAACTTAGAAACTGCAAAAAAAATAATTCAAGAATACATTGTTTTTGCAAAAGAAACGGGTAAAGACAACTTGTTAGCTAATGGCTATTATAATTGGGCAACCTTACTGATTGAAGACAATCCTAATGAAAGTAAAATGTTTTTTAAAAAGGCTTTAGAACACAACAATAAAGCATTTAACGAAAAAACATATATAACGATTAATAATAATTTAGGAGTCTTATATAATGAAATGCTTCAAAAACCGGATTCAGCTTTATATTATTTTAATAAAAATTTAGATTTAACAATTAAAACAAATGATCTAAATGAAATTTGTACAAATTACATCAACATAGCGGGATGTTATTATTACAAAAGTGAATACAACAAGGCTATTGAGTTTTTAAACAAAGCGAATGAGTTAGAAATTAATGCTTATGTTGATAAAACAAAAAGTTTGATTCATAATTTCCTCTCTATTAATTATGAAGCTTTAGGTGATTATGAAAAAGGATACAAAAATCTATACAAACACACGCAAATCCAAAACAAAATCAATGAAGAATTACAGAGCATAAAAGTTTCCGAATTACAAATTTTCTATGAAACTAAAGAAAAAGATTTAGAAAACAAAGCATTAAAGAACCAAAATAGTTTATTGGAGAGTAAACGAAAAATAAATCTATTAGTGCTTTTTGTATTAATTGGTGTACTAATTTCGATTATCATAATTTCTTTATTAACGGTTAAAAATGCAAAAAAGAAACAACTAATAGCTGAACAAGAAAAACTGCTCGAAAAACAAAAGTTAGCCACCACCTTAAAAGAACATGAACTTCAAAACATTGATTTAATGTTAGAAAGTCAGGAAAATGAGCGAATAAAAATGGCCAATGAACTCCATGACAATTTAGGAAGTATGTTAGCAACATTGAAATTAAACTTCCAAAACCTTAAACGTCAAAAGGAAGGATTAATAGATGAAGAAAACAAACTCTACGAAAAAACGGATGATTTAATTGAAGAAGCCTATCAAAAAGTACGTGACATGGCTCATTTAAAAAATACCGGTATTATTGGAAATGAAGGTTTGGTTCCGGCTGTTAAAAAAATGGCCGATAAAATGAGTATTTTAAATCTTTTAGAAATAAATGTTATACCTTTTGGATTAAAAGATAGATTAGACAATAAATTAGAAGTCAGCCTTTTCCGTATGATTCAGGAATTGTGCACCAACATCATTAAACACGCCAAAGCCAGTGAAGTAAATATTTATCTAACCCAACATAACGGTACAGATATTAATTTAATAATTGAAGACAACGGTATTGGTTTTGATCCTAAAGCAGTAAAATCTAGCGAAGGAATGGGGTTAAAAAACATTGAAAAAAAAGTAGAACAAATGGGTGGTACTTTTTCTATTGATACTATTAAAAATAAAGGAACAACTATTATAATTGATATTCCACTATGA